Genomic DNA from Mycobacterium stomatepiae:
CTCGTCGGTGGCATTGGCGTTCCACAGCTCCTCGTGCAGCTCCTCAGCGGCGTGCGGCCAGTTCGAGTCCGAGTGGGGGTAGTCGCATTCCCAGGCGATGTTGTCGACCCCGATCTGCTGGCGCAGCTGCAGCCCGGACGGGTCAGTGATGAAACAGGCCAGCACGTGTTCCTTGAACACCTCGCTGGGTAGGCGCTGGTCGCGGTTGCCGGTCCACACCTGGTTGTTGTGATGGCGGTCGGCCCTATCCAGGAAGAACGGAATCCAGCCAATCCCGCCCTCGGACAACGCGATTCGCAGGTCCGGGAACTTACGCAGGGTCGGCCCGAGCAGCAGATCGGATGCGGTGATCGCCGAGATCTGCCCGGCGATCACGATGAAGTTGTCCACAGATGAATCCGGCGCCTGTTGGAGCAGACGTATCCCGAGACCAATGTGCAGGCACAGCACCACGCCGAGTTCAGAGACGACCTTCAGCAGCGGATCCCAGTGCCCGCTTTGGAAGCTCGGCAGGCCAATCGCATACGGGGTCTCCGGGAATGTCACGGCGCGAACGCCTTTGGCGGCTAGCCGACGCAGTTCTGCAATGCAGGCGTCGACGTCCCACAGCGGCAGCACCCCCAACGGGATGAACCGTCCCGGGTATGCACCGCACCACTCGTCGATGTGCCAGTCGTTGTACGCGCTGATGACCACCCCGGTGAGTTCCTTGTCGGCGGAGTCGTTGAACGCTCTGCCGCTGAAACCGCCCATCGTCGGGAAGCACATCGACATGAGAATGCCGGCGGCGTCCATATCGCGGACCCGATGGTGGACGTCGTAACACCCCGGCCGCATCTCGGCCATCCCGACCGGATCGAGCGACCACTCCTCTTTCGGCCAACTAGCGACCGCGTTGAGACCCACCGATCCGATTTCCATATCCTGGAACACCCAGCGCTCCACCCCGTTTGGTCCAGGGACGAGCTTCGGCGCCCGGTCCAGGTACTTGGCGGGCAGATGATTGTCGAACACGTCGGGCGGTTCAATGAGGTGGTCATCGACGCTGACGAGGATCAGATCGCCGATATTCACGAGTCTCGCTCCTTGCGATCAGACGCGCGTGGTCAAGCCGAGGACGTCGTAGAGGTTTCCGCCCATGATCTTGCGGACCTCCTCGTCAGTGCGGTGACCGAGCTCGTCGAGCCACGACAACGGCTCGGCAAGGCCCTCAGGGTGTGGGTAGTCGGATCCGAACACCACCCGGTCGGCTCCAATGGTGTCGATCAGGGTGTCGATGGAGTCCTCCCAGAACGGGTTGACGTAGACGGATCGCAGGAACGTGTCCTTGGGGTGCTCGGTGAACTCCTGGGGCATCTTCTTGTACACGCCCTCAAGGGTTTTCAGCGCCGGCAGCACCCAGCCGCCGCCGTTTTCCACCGAGATCAGCCGCACGTTGGGGAACCGGATCAACATGCCGTGGCAGATCGCCGAATAGATCGTGTCGGAGATCGGGCGTGCGCCCATCGCCGCCGCTGCGAACGTCGACGGCTTGAAGGCGGAGAACTCGATCTGGCGTCCCTCCCAGTCGTTGATGTACTTCTGGTATCCCGAGTCGGATGCGTGCAGTGCCACCAAGACCCCGGCCTCCTGTACCCGCGCCCAGAACGGATCGAACTCGGGCAGGAACGGCGACCGTGTCACCGGGCTGCCCGCCACCGGACCCGGACGCATGAGGACCACTTTGGCGCCGTGCTCGAGGCAGAACTCCAGCTCGGCGATGCCCTTCTCGACCACACTGGGGTTGACGACAGGCGTGGGGAAGATCCGGTCCTGGTAATTGAACGTCCACTCGTCGAGCAGCCAGCGGTTGAACCCGTGGATGAGCTTCTCGGTGATGTCGGGCAGGTCCAGGAAGTTGACCTCAACCAGTGACGCGAGTGTGGGGAACATCAGCGCCGAGTCAATGCCGAGCTCGTCGAGTAGCGCCAGGCGATCGGCTGGATTGCGGAACGCGGGAATGCTGCGCATCGGCTTGCCCATGATCTCGCGCAGCGACTTTCCCTCCGGGTTGTTGCCCGAGTAGAAGTCCATCGTCGCGCCCGGCCGGGCGACCACCTCGAAGGTCGGGTTGGGGATGTAGTCACTGACCTTGTTGCGGATCGCCACTTTGGTGCGGCCATCGACCGTGATGTACCGGAAGACGTCCTTCAACTCGGCGGGCAGGTACCGGGTGAACGATTCCTCAGTCTCGTAGAGGTGGTGGTCGCCATCGAACACCGGGAAATTGAGCTGCGGCACGTCGGTCCTTCCTACCGCCCGCCGGACAGCGACGGGCACTGAATTTGGCGCTTCCATTCTTTTCATGTCACGCTAGCATAATCTGCAAGTCAGATAAACGCGCCGCGTATCGCGGACCAGAACGTCCCTCAACACCGCCGAGCGTGGCGTGGGGCCCAAAGGAGGCAATCATTTCCCGAACGGATTCCGGTGGCGGTGCTCACCCGAAAGTCATGCAAGGGGTACGCGTGCTCGAGGTCGCCGCCTGGACGTACGTGCCCGCGGCGGGCGCAGTCCTAGCCGAGTGGGGAGCCGATGTCATCAAGATCGAGCACCCCGAGACCGGCGACCCGCAGCGAGGCCTGATCACCTCGGGCCTGGTTCAGGCGGCCGCGGTCAACACCATGGTGGAGCTACCCAACCGCGGAAAACGCAGCGTGGGGCTGGATCTGCGGTCTGACGCGGGCCGCCAGGTGCTCATGGAGTTGGCCGCCACCAGTGACGTGTTTCTGACCAACTTTCTCCCGCCAGCGCGCGCGGCCTTGCGTATCGAGGTTGAAGATCTGCGCGAGGCAAATCCGGACATCATCTACGTTCGCGGGTCGGGGCAGGGCCAGCGCGGCCCCGAACGCGACCGCGGCGGTTACGACGGAAGTGCGTTTTGGGCGCGATCGATCGCCGACATCGCCACCGGTAGCAGCGACGGGTGGCCAATGCGCCAGCCGGGCCCGGCCTTCGGAGATCTCATCGGCGGCATGACCATCGCCGGCGGCATCGCCGCTGCCCTGTTCCATCGAGAGCGCACCGGACGATCGACCGTCGTCGACAACTCGCTTCTGCACACCGCGATGTGGGCGGCCGGGGCGAGCCTGCTCGGCGCCGGGGTGAACGGTTCCTACGAACCGGCGACGACTGATCGCTACAACGTGCCCAATCCGGTCGTCAACGTCTACCGCACCGGCGACGAGCGGTACATCACACTGGTGATGTTGCAGTCGGATCGCTACTGGGACGAGTTCGTGACCAAAGGCGGGCGCCCTGATCTGGCCAGCGATGCGCGGTTCTGTTCGGCCAAGGCGCGTTACGCGAATCGCCGGGCCTGCATCGCCGAACTCGACGCGATGTTTGCGGCGCGATCGTTCGACGAATGGCGCACCGTCCTGGCCGACGTCGAAGGCGTCTG
This window encodes:
- a CDS encoding amidohydrolase family protein, with protein sequence MNIGDLILVSVDDHLIEPPDVFDNHLPAKYLDRAPKLVPGPNGVERWVFQDMEIGSVGLNAVASWPKEEWSLDPVGMAEMRPGCYDVHHRVRDMDAAGILMSMCFPTMGGFSGRAFNDSADKELTGVVISAYNDWHIDEWCGAYPGRFIPLGVLPLWDVDACIAELRRLAAKGVRAVTFPETPYAIGLPSFQSGHWDPLLKVVSELGVVLCLHIGLGIRLLQQAPDSSVDNFIVIAGQISAITASDLLLGPTLRKFPDLRIALSEGGIGWIPFFLDRADRHHNNQVWTGNRDQRLPSEVFKEHVLACFITDPSGLQLRQQIGVDNIAWECDYPHSDSNWPHAAEELHEELWNANATDEEIHKITWQNSCRFFGVDPFATVPREQATVAALRAGAADVDTSEVSRRVWRERFEAAQAAAS
- a CDS encoding amidohydrolase family protein — translated: MPQLNFPVFDGDHHLYETEESFTRYLPAELKDVFRYITVDGRTKVAIRNKVSDYIPNPTFEVVARPGATMDFYSGNNPEGKSLREIMGKPMRSIPAFRNPADRLALLDELGIDSALMFPTLASLVEVNFLDLPDITEKLIHGFNRWLLDEWTFNYQDRIFPTPVVNPSVVEKGIAELEFCLEHGAKVVLMRPGPVAGSPVTRSPFLPEFDPFWARVQEAGVLVALHASDSGYQKYINDWEGRQIEFSAFKPSTFAAAAMGARPISDTIYSAICHGMLIRFPNVRLISVENGGGWVLPALKTLEGVYKKMPQEFTEHPKDTFLRSVYVNPFWEDSIDTLIDTIGADRVVFGSDYPHPEGLAEPLSWLDELGHRTDEEVRKIMGGNLYDVLGLTTRV
- a CDS encoding CaiB/BaiF CoA transferase family protein, producing MQGVRVLEVAAWTYVPAAGAVLAEWGADVIKIEHPETGDPQRGLITSGLVQAAAVNTMVELPNRGKRSVGLDLRSDAGRQVLMELAATSDVFLTNFLPPARAALRIEVEDLREANPDIIYVRGSGQGQRGPERDRGGYDGSAFWARSIADIATGSSDGWPMRQPGPAFGDLIGGMTIAGGIAAALFHRERTGRSTVVDNSLLHTAMWAAGASLLGAGVNGSYEPATTDRYNVPNPVVNVYRTGDERYITLVMLQSDRYWDEFVTKGGRPDLASDARFCSAKARYANRRACIAELDAMFAARSFDEWRTVLADVEGVWAPVLRPNEVLADPQVQANGYLREIALDDGTRFAIVSGPIQFDESPPVLARAPEHGEHTDEVLTELGYETEKILELKVAGAVL